The Buchnera aphidicola (Hyalopterus amygdali) genome has a segment encoding these proteins:
- the ftsA gene encoding cell division protein FtsA gives MIISKNRKLVVGLEIGTTKVITLVGEVSTDLQIKVIGTGICKSKGIDKGRINNLDAVIKCIKESIHQAETMANCQITSVCLSLSNKYINCQNEIGIVPIAEDEVTKEDIENVIHTAKSVKILNEHHILHVIPQEYSIDQQSGIKNPIGLSGTRMQVRVHLITCHQNITKNIIKAVEKCDIKVDQVIFSGLASSKAVLTEDECKLGVCMIDIGGGTIDFTTYIDGSIEDSQVIPYAGNIVTKDISYAFSTSYFDSENIKIKYGSALKLPPGTSKIIDLPKKYGNFQKNLPQDTVIEVIESRYTELLCLINNRILQVQKKLYKDGKKYQLSSGIVLTGGASTILFLTECAEKIFQKKIRIAKPLNISGLIDNIAEPNYSTAVGLLHYGKEFYFNCENKKEENSFIERCFKKIHHWFKKEF, from the coding sequence ATGATTATCTCAAAAAATAGAAAATTAGTAGTCGGACTGGAAATTGGTACTACTAAAGTTATAACTTTGGTAGGAGAAGTTTCAACAGATCTTCAAATAAAAGTCATTGGAACTGGAATATGTAAATCAAAAGGAATAGACAAAGGTAGAATAAATAATTTAGATGCAGTAATTAAATGCATAAAAGAATCTATTCATCAAGCTGAAACTATGGCTAATTGTCAAATCACCTCTGTGTGTTTGTCTTTGTCTAATAAATATATTAATTGTCAAAATGAAATTGGTATTGTTCCTATTGCTGAAGATGAAGTAACAAAAGAAGATATAGAAAATGTAATACATACTGCAAAATCTGTAAAAATTCTTAATGAACATCACATATTACATGTAATTCCACAAGAATATTCAATTGATCAACAATCTGGAATAAAAAATCCAATAGGACTATCTGGAACAAGAATGCAAGTAAGAGTACATTTAATTACTTGCCATCAAAATATAACTAAAAATATTATCAAAGCAGTCGAAAAATGTGATATTAAAGTTGATCAAGTAATTTTTTCTGGTCTTGCTTCAAGCAAAGCTGTTTTAACAGAAGATGAATGTAAACTTGGCGTTTGTATGATTGATATAGGAGGGGGAACGATAGATTTTACTACTTATATTGATGGATCTATAGAAGATAGCCAAGTTATTCCATATGCAGGAAATATTGTAACTAAAGATATTTCGTATGCTTTTAGCACATCTTATTTTGATTCAGAAAATATAAAAATTAAATATGGTTCTGCATTGAAACTACCTCCAGGTACATCAAAAATTATTGATCTACCAAAAAAATATGGAAATTTTCAAAAAAATCTACCACAAGATACAGTCATCGAAGTAATTGAATCGAGATATACCGAACTATTATGCTTAATTAATAATAGAATTCTTCAAGTACAAAAAAAACTTTATAAAGATGGGAAAAAATATCAATTATCAAGTGGTATAGTACTTACTGGAGGTGCTTCAACAATTTTATTTTTAACTGAATGTGCAGAAAAAATTTTTCAAAAAAAAATTAGAATTGCTAAACCTTTAAATATTTCAGGATTAATAGATAATATAGCTGAACCAAATTATTCAACAGCAGTAGGCTTGTTACACTATGGAAAAGAATTCTATTTTAATTGTGAAAACAAAAAGGAAGAAAATTCTTTTATTGAAAGATGCTTTAAAAAAATTCATCATTGGTTTAAAAAAGAATTTTAA
- the erpA gene encoding iron-sulfur cluster insertion protein ErpA, with amino-acid sequence MENNPIKYIKLTTNATKKISKLIQEKKNKNLKLRIYIIGGGCSGFQYQFIFDENIDKDDILIKKSNIFLVVDPISLQYLYGGTIDYLENLEGSKFIVSNPNAKNTCGCGSSFNI; translated from the coding sequence ATGGAAAACAATCCTATAAAATATATTAAACTTACTACAAATGCCACTAAGAAGATAAGTAAACTTATCCAAGAAAAAAAAAATAAAAATTTAAAACTAAGAATCTATATTATTGGAGGAGGATGTAGTGGATTTCAATATCAATTTATTTTTGATGAAAACATAGATAAAGATGATATTTTAATTAAAAAATCAAATATATTTCTAGTAGTGGATCCAATTAGTCTACAATATTTATATGGCGGCACAATAGACTACTTAGAAAATTTAGAAGGATCAAAATTTATTGTATCTAATCCAAATGCAAAAAATACATGTGGATGTGGTTCCTCATTTAATATTTAA
- the ftsZ gene encoding cell division protein FtsZ — MFEPVELSNNAVIKVVGVGGGGGNAVEHMVREHIEGVEFFVINTDAQALKKVEVSQTIQIGNNVTKGLGAGANPEIGRTSAEEDKELLKTALDGSDMVFIAAGMGGGTGTGAAPVVAEIAKELGILTVAVVTKPFNFEGKKRMIVADQGVIELSKHVDSLITIPNDKLLKVLNRGISLLDAFGAANNVLKGAVQGIAELITRPGLMNVDFADVRTVMLEMGYAMMGTGVSSGENRAEEASEIAISSPLLEDIDLSGARGVLVNITAGFDLKLDEFETVGNTIRSFASDNATVVIGTSLDPDMNDTLRVTVVATGIGMEKYSDINQIKNKSSKEILMDYRYQYSNVSNTKNDKKNIIKEIKEVDAQKRRKEPEYLDIPAFLRKRSD, encoded by the coding sequence ATGTTTGAACCTGTAGAATTAAGCAATAATGCAGTAATTAAGGTAGTAGGTGTTGGTGGTGGTGGTGGTAATGCAGTGGAACATATGGTACGAGAACATATTGAGGGGGTTGAATTTTTTGTTATTAATACTGATGCACAGGCTTTAAAAAAAGTCGAAGTCAGTCAAACTATACAAATAGGCAATAATGTTACTAAGGGATTAGGAGCTGGTGCAAATCCAGAAATTGGACGTACTTCAGCAGAAGAAGATAAAGAATTATTAAAAACTGCTCTAGATGGTTCAGATATGGTTTTTATAGCCGCAGGTATGGGCGGTGGTACTGGAACCGGTGCAGCACCTGTTGTAGCAGAAATAGCAAAAGAATTAGGTATTTTAACTGTCGCTGTAGTAACAAAACCTTTTAACTTTGAAGGTAAAAAAAGAATGATTGTCGCGGATCAGGGAGTAATAGAACTATCAAAACATGTAGATTCTTTAATTACTATACCTAATGATAAGTTACTTAAAGTATTAAATCGAGGTATTTCTTTATTAGATGCTTTTGGTGCTGCTAATAATGTTTTAAAAGGAGCTGTACAAGGAATTGCAGAATTAATTACTCGACCTGGATTAATGAATGTAGATTTTGCTGATGTAAGGACTGTTATGCTAGAAATGGGATACGCTATGATGGGAACTGGCGTTTCTTCTGGAGAAAATCGTGCTGAAGAAGCATCTGAAATTGCCATATCTAGTCCTCTTTTAGAAGATATAGATTTATCAGGAGCGCGGGGTGTTTTAGTTAATATTACTGCTGGTTTTGATTTAAAATTAGATGAATTTGAAACAGTAGGAAATACTATTAGATCTTTTGCTTCAGATAATGCTACAGTAGTCATAGGAACCTCTTTAGATCCAGATATGAATGATACACTTAGAGTAACGGTAGTTGCAACAGGTATTGGTATGGAAAAGTATTCAGACATAAATCAAATAAAAAATAAATCTTCTAAAGAAATATTAATGGATTATCGTTATCAATATTCAAATGTTTCGAATACAAAAAATGATAAAAAAAATATAATAAAGGAAATAAAAGAAGTAGATGCGCAAAAAAGAAGAAAAGAACCAGAATATTTAGACATTCCGGCATTTCTTCGAAAACGATCCGATTAA
- the aceE gene encoding pyruvate dehydrogenase (acetyl-transferring), homodimeric type yields MSENVYDDVDPVETHDWVQSIESVIREEGIERASFLIEKVLKASKITRSSFFKCFFTSDYVNTISSEDEVEYPGNLDIEKRIRSAIRWNAIMMVLRASKKNLELGGHLSSFQSSATIYEVCFNHFFRSSNNEDGGDLVYFQGHISPGIYARSFLEGRLSKKQIDNFRQEVDGKGLSSYPHPKLMPNFWQFPTVSMGLGPICAIYQAKFLKYLQNRELKNTSKQTVYAFLGDGEMDEPESKGAISIAVREKLDNLIFIVNCNLQRLDGPVVGNSKIINELESFFYGAGWKVIKVIWGGKWDHLLKKDKTGKLVQLMNETIDGEYQTLKSKNGAYVREYFFGKYKETLELVKDMTDEEIWDLNRGGHDPKKIFNALKQAKEVIGKPTVILAHTVKGYGMGVIAEGKNIAHQIKKININGIIYIRDRFHVPISNEDIKDLPYWIFKKNSPEDLYIHKQRRKLGGYIPFRLSKFTNILNIPDLTYFQSLLKEQNKKISTTIAFVRVLNLILKNDCIKNLIVPIIVDEARTFGMEGLFRMIGIYSSIGQKYIPQDREQLSYYKEERKGQILQEGINELGAASSWLAAATSYSTNNFPMIPFYIYYSIFGFQRIGDLFWAAGDQQARGFLIGGTSGRTTLNGEGLQHEDGHSHIQSLTIPNCISYDPAFAYEVAVIIQDGLRRMYGPLQENIYYYITTINENYYMPAMPKGIEKNICRGMYKLKTFYASELKIQLMGSGAILRCICEAGEILFNDYQITVDIYSVTSFTELARDGEDCERWNMLHPLKKKKIAYIKTIMNSSPAVAATDYMKLFAEQIRHYVPSNEYHVLGTDGFGRSDSRDKLRNHFEVSAHYIVIAALSLLAKLNTINKKVVEDAIIKFNINADKVHPRLA; encoded by the coding sequence ATGTCAGAAAATGTATATGATGACGTGGATCCAGTCGAAACTCATGATTGGGTGCAATCAATTGAATCTGTCATTCGTGAAGAAGGAATTGAAAGAGCTAGTTTTTTGATTGAGAAGGTTTTAAAGGCATCTAAAATAACTAGGTCCAGTTTTTTTAAGTGTTTTTTTACTAGCGACTATGTTAATACAATTAGCAGCGAAGATGAAGTAGAATATCCTGGCAACTTAGATATAGAAAAGCGTATTCGTTCGGCCATTCGTTGGAACGCTATAATGATGGTTTTACGGGCTTCAAAAAAAAATTTAGAATTAGGAGGACATTTATCTTCTTTTCAATCTTCTGCAACAATATATGAAGTATGCTTTAATCATTTTTTTCGATCTAGTAATAACGAAGATGGAGGTGATTTAGTATATTTTCAAGGTCATATTTCTCCAGGTATTTATGCTCGATCTTTTTTAGAAGGCCGTTTGTCAAAAAAACAAATTGATAATTTTAGACAAGAAGTCGATGGTAAGGGGTTATCTTCTTATCCTCATCCTAAATTAATGCCAAATTTTTGGCAATTTCCGACTGTTTCCATGGGATTAGGTCCAATTTGTGCTATTTATCAAGCCAAGTTTTTAAAATATTTACAAAATCGTGAACTAAAAAATACCTCTAAACAAACAGTTTATGCATTTTTAGGTGATGGTGAAATGGATGAACCAGAATCTAAAGGGGCAATTTCTATTGCTGTTCGTGAAAAACTAGATAATTTAATTTTTATTGTTAATTGTAATTTACAACGATTAGATGGTCCTGTAGTTGGTAATAGTAAAATTATAAATGAATTAGAGAGTTTTTTTTATGGAGCAGGATGGAAAGTAATAAAAGTTATATGGGGAGGAAAATGGGATCATTTATTAAAAAAAGACAAAACTGGAAAATTAGTTCAATTAATGAATGAAACAATAGATGGTGAATATCAAACATTAAAATCTAAAAATGGAGCATATGTTCGAGAATATTTTTTTGGAAAATATAAAGAAACATTAGAATTAGTGAAAGATATGACAGATGAGGAAATATGGGATTTAAATAGAGGAGGACATGATCCTAAAAAGATATTTAATGCTCTAAAACAAGCTAAAGAAGTTATAGGTAAGCCGACTGTTATTTTAGCTCATACAGTGAAGGGTTACGGTATGGGTGTAATCGCTGAAGGAAAAAATATAGCACATCAAATTAAGAAAATTAATATTAATGGAATTATTTATATTAGAGATCGTTTTCATGTTCCTATATCAAATGAAGATATTAAAGATTTACCATACTGGATTTTTAAAAAAAATTCTCCAGAAGATTTATATATACATAAACAAAGACGAAAACTAGGTGGTTATATTCCATTTCGTTTATCTAAATTTACAAATATATTAAACATTCCAGATTTAACATATTTTCAATCTTTATTAAAGGAACAAAATAAAAAAATTTCTACTACTATTGCTTTTGTTCGCGTTTTAAATTTAATTTTAAAAAATGATTGTATTAAAAATTTAATAGTTCCAATAATTGTAGATGAAGCTCGTACTTTTGGAATGGAAGGTTTGTTTAGGATGATTGGTATTTACAGTTCTATTGGACAAAAATATATTCCTCAAGATAGAGAACAATTATCTTATTATAAAGAAGAAAGAAAAGGACAAATATTACAAGAAGGAATTAATGAATTAGGTGCGGCTTCATCTTGGCTAGCTGCAGCCACTTCCTATAGTACCAACAATTTTCCAATGATTCCTTTTTATATTTATTACTCAATATTTGGTTTTCAAAGAATAGGTGATCTTTTTTGGGCAGCTGGTGATCAACAAGCAAGGGGTTTTCTCATTGGAGGGACTTCTGGAAGAACGACTTTAAATGGAGAAGGTTTACAACATGAAGATGGTCATAGTCATATTCAATCTTTAACGATTCCCAATTGTATTTCTTATGATCCAGCATTTGCTTATGAAGTCGCTGTTATCATACAAGACGGATTAAGAAGAATGTATGGTCCTCTTCAAGAAAATATATATTATTATATTACTACTATTAATGAAAATTATTATATGCCGGCTATGCCAAAAGGAATAGAAAAAAATATTTGTAGAGGAATGTATAAGTTAAAAACTTTTTATGCGAGTGAATTAAAAATTCAATTAATGGGGTCTGGTGCTATTTTGCGTTGTATTTGCGAAGCTGGCGAAATTTTGTTTAATGACTATCAAATTACTGTAGATATTTATAGTGTTACTTCGTTTACAGAATTAGCTAGAGATGGTGAAGACTGCGAGAGATGGAACATGTTACATCCTTTAAAAAAGAAAAAAATTGCTTATATTAAAACGATAATGAATTCTTCTCCTGCTGTTGCTGCAACTGATTATATGAAATTATTTGCTGAACAAATTCGACATTATGTTCCATCAAACGAATACCATGTATTAGGTACAGACGGTTTTGGTCGTTCAGATAGTCGTGATAAGCTACGTAATCATTTTGAAGTTAGTGCTCATTATATTGTGATAGCTGCCTTGAGTTTATTAGCTAAATTAAATACCATTAATAAAAAGGTAGTAGAAGACGCAATTATAAAATTTAACATTAATGCAGACAAAGTGCATCCGCGTTTAGCTTAA
- the speE gene encoding polyamine aminopropyltransferase: MIKKKIWYENLHYDIGQYFSIDKILYQKKNKFHEIIIFQNSIMGRVMTIDGIVQTTEKDEFIYHEMLTHVPIFSHGSIKNVLIIGGGDGGILREICRHDSIDSITMIEIDQNVINLCKEYFPKHSNNGYNDSRLKLIIDNGLNFVKNSKEKFDLIISDSTDPVGCGKDLFLPEFYSYCKNCLHKNGIFVGQNGVFFLQKNNVRQTYNKLKKIFNDVSFYQATIPTYYGGVMMFSWATDDPYYRQINIKDLELRIKNTKLNFNYYNFKIHISSFYLPEYIINTLDKS; encoded by the coding sequence ATGATTAAAAAAAAAATATGGTATGAAAATCTTCATTACGATATTGGACAGTATTTTTCGATTGATAAGATATTGTATCAAAAAAAAAACAAATTCCATGAAATTATCATTTTTCAAAACTCAATTATGGGACGAGTAATGACAATAGATGGAATTGTCCAAACAACAGAAAAAGATGAATTTATATATCACGAAATGTTAACTCATGTTCCTATATTTTCTCATGGATCAATAAAAAATGTATTAATCATTGGTGGTGGAGATGGAGGAATATTAAGAGAAATATGTCGACATGATAGTATTGATAGTATTACTATGATTGAAATTGATCAAAACGTTATTAATTTATGCAAAGAATATTTCCCAAAACACTCTAATAATGGATACAATGATTCTCGTCTAAAATTAATTATAGATAATGGATTAAACTTCGTAAAAAATTCAAAAGAAAAATTTGATCTAATCATATCAGATTCTACTGATCCGGTAGGATGTGGGAAAGATTTATTTTTACCAGAATTTTATTCCTATTGTAAAAACTGCCTTCATAAAAACGGCATATTTGTAGGACAAAATGGTGTTTTTTTCCTACAAAAAAATAATGTTCGGCAAACTTATAATAAGTTAAAAAAAATTTTTAATGATGTAAGTTTTTATCAGGCTACTATTCCTACTTATTATGGAGGAGTAATGATGTTTTCTTGGGCGACTGATGACCCATATTACCGTCAAATAAATATAAAAGATTTAGAATTGCGTATAAAAAATACAAAATTAAATTTTAATTACTATAATTTTAAAATTCATATAAGTAGTTTTTATTTGCCTGAATATATAATTAATACTTTAGATAAAAGTTAA
- a CDS encoding 2-oxo acid dehydrogenase subunit E2: protein MHIEVKMPDIGVDEVEIIEILVKIHDEIKLDQALVIVEGDKVSMEIPSPICGFVKDICVKVGQKVTTSSIIMIFDVNDINSNTSEKKFEKIKLDKLKNKNSKKNNIKKHFFSHATPVIRRLARDLNINLDNVIASGPKNRILKEDIESYIKKSITKKDLFCQNSTVIKNFNETKSEEVLINNLQRVIGKNLHKNWMNIPHVTQFDEVNITILEEFRQKYNFEEKQKNNTYLNITILPFVIKAVAHALLKFRVFNSSLSTDKKSIIFKKYINIGIAIDVKNSLFVPTLKNVDKKNITNLSSELSFLAEKAHNNKLNPSDMQNGTFTISNLGGIGGTCFTPIINSNEVAILGISKSIIKPLWDGKKFSPSLMLPLSLSYDHRVINGAEAARFITFIGKLLSDIRFLIM from the coding sequence GTGCATATTGAAGTTAAAATGCCTGATATTGGTGTAGATGAAGTAGAAATAATAGAAATATTAGTAAAAATTCATGACGAAATAAAATTAGATCAAGCATTAGTAATTGTAGAAGGAGATAAGGTTTCTATGGAAATTCCTTCACCAATATGTGGATTTGTAAAAGATATTTGTGTAAAAGTTGGTCAAAAAGTAACTACTTCTTCTATTATCATGATTTTTGATGTAAATGATATTAATTCTAATACAAGTGAAAAAAAATTTGAAAAAATTAAATTAGATAAATTAAAAAACAAAAATTCTAAAAAAAATAATATTAAAAAACATTTTTTTTCTCATGCTACACCAGTTATACGACGTTTAGCTCGTGATTTAAATATTAATTTAGATAATGTTATTGCTTCTGGTCCTAAAAATCGTATCTTGAAAGAAGATATTGAATCATATATAAAAAAAAGTATCACTAAAAAAGATTTATTTTGTCAAAATAGTACTGTAATTAAAAATTTTAATGAAACTAAATCAGAAGAAGTGTTAATTAATAATCTTCAAAGAGTTATTGGTAAGAATTTGCATAAAAATTGGATGAATATACCTCATGTAACACAATTTGATGAGGTTAATATAACTATATTGGAAGAATTTCGTCAAAAATATAATTTTGAAGAAAAACAAAAAAATAATACATATTTGAATATTACTATATTACCTTTTGTTATTAAAGCTGTAGCACATGCATTGTTAAAATTCAGAGTTTTTAATAGTTCTTTATCTACAGATAAAAAATCGATAATTTTTAAAAAATATATTAATATTGGCATTGCTATTGATGTTAAAAATAGTTTATTTGTTCCTACATTAAAAAATGTTGATAAAAAAAATATAACAAATTTATCTTCTGAATTAAGTTTTCTTGCAGAAAAAGCACATAATAATAAGTTGAATCCATCTGATATGCAAAATGGTACTTTTACAATTTCAAATTTAGGAGGTATTGGAGGAACCTGTTTTACTCCTATAATTAATTCAAATGAAGTTGCAATTCTCGGTATTTCAAAATCTATTATAAAACCATTATGGGATGGTAAAAAATTTTCTCCATCTTTAATGTTACCTTTATCTTTGTCCTATGATCATCGTGTTATTAACGGTGCAGAAGCAGCTCGTTTTATAACTTTTATTGGAAAATTATTATCTGATATACGTTTTTTAATTATGTAA
- the lpdA gene encoding dihydrolipoyl dehydrogenase translates to MNKEIQSEVVVIGSGPAGYSAAFRCADLGLDTVLIEQYEQLGGVCLNVGCIPSKALLHIAKVIKDANELSKAGVVFNQPTIDIKKINDWKESIVKKLTSGLFSMGEKRKIRIIQGKASFNTNNSIFVENKKINYMVFFKNAIIATGSKPINISSFPNEDHRIWNSTDALSLKTIPKRFLIIGGGIIGLEMATIYSALGSKVDIVDRFSVFLPAVDKDITDIYKKSIEKRFNLLLNTHVKNVITSNNDSVIVTFSKENNHENTVHYDNVLVAIGRSPNINCLRINRIGLQLNESGFIQTDMQLKTNISHIYAIGDVTGFPMLAHKAIQQAHIAAEVIFGKKHYFEPKVIPSVAYTEPEIAWIGLSEQEAKDKKIDYEISVFPWSALGRANASNCTIGMTKLIFDKSTNKIIGGSILGTNAGELIAEIGLAIEMGCEAEDISLTVHPHPTLSESICSASEVYQGTITDLINLKKVSLLN, encoded by the coding sequence ATGAATAAAGAAATTCAATCTGAAGTAGTTGTTATAGGATCAGGACCTGCTGGTTATTCTGCTGCTTTTCGATGTGCTGATTTAGGGTTAGATACTGTTTTAATAGAACAGTATGAACAATTAGGTGGAGTGTGTTTAAATGTTGGTTGCATTCCTTCAAAAGCACTATTGCATATAGCTAAAGTTATAAAAGATGCAAATGAACTTTCTAAAGCCGGTGTAGTTTTCAATCAACCAACTATTGATATTAAAAAAATAAATGATTGGAAAGAAAGTATTGTCAAAAAGCTTACTAGTGGCTTGTTTAGTATGGGAGAAAAAAGAAAAATAAGAATTATTCAAGGAAAAGCATCTTTCAATACTAATAATAGTATTTTTGTAGAAAATAAAAAAATTAATTATATGGTATTTTTTAAAAATGCTATTATTGCAACTGGATCAAAACCTATTAATATATCTTCTTTTCCTAATGAAGATCATAGAATTTGGAATTCTACAGATGCTTTGTCATTAAAAACTATACCTAAACGTTTTTTAATTATAGGCGGCGGAATAATTGGTCTAGAAATGGCAACAATATATAGTGCATTAGGATCAAAAGTAGATATTGTTGATCGATTTAGTGTTTTTCTCCCGGCAGTAGATAAAGATATTACTGATATATATAAAAAATCAATTGAAAAAAGATTTAATTTATTATTAAATACTCATGTCAAAAATGTTATTACGTCAAATAATGATAGTGTAATTGTAACGTTTTCAAAAGAAAATAATCATGAAAATACCGTGCATTATGACAATGTACTTGTTGCAATAGGTAGAAGTCCCAATATTAATTGTTTAAGAATAAATAGAATTGGATTACAATTAAATGAATCTGGATTTATTCAAACAGATATGCAACTAAAAACAAATATATCACATATTTATGCTATTGGAGATGTAACAGGTTTTCCTATGCTGGCTCACAAAGCAATACAACAGGCTCATATTGCAGCTGAAGTGATTTTTGGTAAAAAACATTATTTTGAACCTAAAGTTATTCCGTCAGTGGCTTATACAGAACCTGAAATTGCTTGGATCGGATTAAGCGAACAAGAAGCTAAAGATAAAAAAATAGATTATGAAATATCTGTTTTTCCTTGGAGTGCTTTAGGTAGGGCTAATGCATCAAATTGTACTATAGGGATGACAAAATTAATTTTTGATAAAAGTACAAATAAAATTATTGGTGGATCTATATTAGGTACAAATGCTGGTGAATTAATTGCTGAAATTGGACTTGCAATTGAAATGGGATGTGAAGCAGAAGATATTTCGCTTACTGTTCATCCGCATCCTACTCTAAGTGAGTCAATCTGTTCTGCGTCAGAGGTATATCAGGGGACAATAACAGATTTAATAAATTTAAAAAAAGTATCATTATTAAATTAA
- a CDS encoding 5'-methylthioadenosine/adenosylhomocysteine nucleosidase produces MKIGIIGAIEQEIQEIKNIIDNLIIKKHGKIKIYIGKFNKINIFLIKSGIGKVAASIATMILIELYQPNFIINSGSAGSLKSLLNIGDIIIPKQVCYYDVNLINFGYARGQIPNYPTTFATNKNLHEILKNIILKSNFLFSTGLLITGDSFVRGSNVIKKIKNQFSSAIAVDMESTAIGQTCYQFNMPFIIIKSISDLSDSNATLKFKNNISIASLQSSKLVKLLLQKLE; encoded by the coding sequence ATGAAAATTGGAATAATCGGCGCCATAGAACAAGAAATTCAAGAAATTAAAAATATTATAGACAATCTAATCATAAAAAAACACGGAAAAATTAAAATTTATATAGGCAAGTTCAACAAAATAAATATTTTTTTAATTAAGTCGGGCATTGGAAAAGTTGCAGCTAGTATAGCTACAATGATTCTTATTGAGTTATATCAACCAAATTTTATTATTAATAGTGGTTCCGCAGGAAGTTTAAAGTCTCTTCTCAATATAGGAGATATCATTATTCCAAAACAGGTATGCTACTATGATGTAAATTTGATCAACTTTGGATATGCTAGAGGACAAATACCCAACTATCCTACAACATTTGCAACAAACAAAAATTTACATGAAATTTTAAAAAATATTATTCTTAAATCTAATTTTTTATTTTCAACTGGACTTCTCATTACTGGAGATTCATTTGTTAGAGGTAGTAATGTGATTAAAAAAATAAAAAATCAATTTTCTTCTGCAATAGCAGTAGATATGGAATCTACTGCAATAGGTCAAACATGTTATCAATTTAATATGCCATTTATTATAATAAAATCAATATCTGATTTATCTGATAGCAATGCCACATTGAAATTTAAAAATAACATTTCTATTGCGTCTTTACAATCTTCAAAATTAGTTAAACTACTTTTACAAAAACTTGAATAA
- the speD gene encoding adenosylmethionine decarboxylase, whose protein sequence is MQKLKLHGFNNLTKSLSFCIYDICYANNNDSRNSYISYIDEQYNAIRLTKILKKTCSIIGANVLNVFHQDYEPQGASVTILVCEDPINLETVKIINKNNNIVSSSVLAHLDKSHICVHTYPESHPQNGICTFRADIEVSTCGIISPLNALNYLIHQLESDIVTIEYRIRGFTRDIHGIKHFIDHKINSIQNFMSDDIKSMYEMIDVNIYQENIFHTRMLLKEFNLKNYLFNINIEDLSIVERSYIIDLLWKEMREIFYGRNIPIIKKIKK, encoded by the coding sequence TTGCAAAAACTAAAATTGCATGGCTTTAATAATTTAACTAAAAGCCTAAGTTTTTGTATTTACGATATTTGTTATGCCAATAACAACGATTCAAGAAATAGTTATATTTCTTATATTGACGAACAATATAACGCTATTCGATTAACAAAAATTTTAAAAAAAACTTGTTCAATTATTGGAGCTAATGTCCTGAATGTTTTTCATCAAGATTATGAACCTCAGGGTGCTAGCGTAACTATTTTAGTATGTGAAGATCCAATTAATCTAGAAACAGTAAAAATTATAAATAAAAATAATAATATTGTCTCATCTTCTGTACTAGCCCATTTAGACAAAAGTCACATTTGTGTTCATACATATCCTGAAAGTCATCCTCAAAACGGAATTTGCACTTTTCGTGCAGATATAGAAGTTTCGACATGTGGCATAATTTCACCACTTAATGCGTTAAATTATCTTATCCATCAATTAGAATCAGATATTGTAACAATTGAATATCGTATACGAGGTTTTACAAGAGATATTCATGGCATCAAGCATTTTATTGATCACAAAATTAATTCCATACAAAATTTTATGTCTGATGATATAAAATCAATGTATGAAATGATTGATGTTAATATATATCAAGAAAATATTTTTCATACACGGATGTTATTAAAAGAATTTAATTTAAAAAATTATTTATTTAACATTAATATAGAAGATCTATCAATAGTTGAACGTTCTTATATTATAGATTTACTATGGAAGGAAATGAGAGAGATATTTTATGGCAGAAATATTCCTATAATCAAAAAAATAAAAAAATAA